The Dromaius novaehollandiae isolate bDroNov1 chromosome 27, bDroNov1.hap1, whole genome shotgun sequence genome contains the following window.
tggtttgtagtgtgtgtggtttttttaagagTGTTTTGTTGCTAGGGTGGCTAAAACACATCTCCATCTAGTCTGTGTAGCTAGGCTAATGCTGATAGAGGGGAAAAAACTGGGTGTGTTACTTCctcagcagaaatatttcttaaatgaTGCAGTTCTTACTAAACTGAAACTAAAACTGGTCCCAAGTGCGAGTTAGAGGTACTGTGTTTCTGGTCAAAGAGCAGTTTGCAAAGCTGTCGTCCCGCTGAACAGAAGAATGGAGTGAGGGGGATTGGCCCTCTTTGGGCTAAAACCCCTTGCAGATGCCAGTTTTTGGAGAAAAGCTGTACTTTGCAAGGCGAGCATGGGCAGGAGGCTGGAAGGTAGACTGGATTCTTCTGGGATTCGGAAAATAGGTCAGCGCTCTGCAAATGTCTGCTGGCGTTTCTTGGCCGAAGGAAACATCGAACGCTGAAGCTGGTGGAGGGGCGAGGTGACACTTGCAGTGCGTTGCCTGCTTGATGATGTCTAAAGGCGAGTGAAATTTGGGCTCTTGGCCTAGCTCTCAGGTGTACGATGGAGCGATTCCAGGCTGGCAACTGTTCTGCGATAGTCTTTGGGAGGGCAGGATTTACTGAACTAGTAAAATCTCACAGCTGTACAATACTGTGTCGGATAAAAACTCCTGGTACTGACAGGGCTGTCGCAGTTGGGGGATAACGCTGTTGGCAGCTGTGCGCGAAGGAGGCTGACACTTGCTCCCAGTCCCTTCAAAATGGAGTTGGATTAAGTAATCCCCTCTCGCTCCGTGGAAGCAGAAGGCCTTCACCTTCCCCTTAGCAGAAAAAATGAGCTCAGAGACCTTGGCTAGAGCAGGATTTACGACTTGGTTGGAGATGATGTATGCCTCTTGTGCGCCCCAGAGCCAAACTTCAAAGGGAAAGTGCTGAAGCTGGAATTagttggggcgggggggtgtcTCAGTGGACGCACTGCCGCGATGCTGCGGAGAAACCGATTCCTCCCAGCGACCTTTAGGGGAGCTGGCGTGCTTTGTGCGGCAATCTGGGGGAGGCACACCGGTTTCCAACGGTCTCCTGGAACAGGAAGGCAGCTGTGCTTCAGGTCATGCCAAGATTGTAAGAATTACAGCTTTAAAAGAATAACTTTCTGCTGTGTCCTCCAGAAAGCTAGGAGTAAGGCACCTTTAGTAGTTAGCTTGCTGTTGCTGAAGTAGGTAAATGAATCCTCCTGTTTCGGGAGTGGTTCTTTACACTTAATTCTTTCCTGCTGCTTCATCTGATATATTCTTGCCTTTTAAAGTGACCCACTGGATTTATTACCTTGTGCTTTGATGTAGAAGACCTTGACTACTTTGAATTGCCCCAAGAGATACTGATCTTGGCATAGCTTCTGCATCTGCAGTACCTGTCGTGTTATCCTGTTGTTAGACTTTGCTCCCTGTCTAGCTAAACTCTATCCAGCACATGCTGCAAGGTGATACGAGGCGTGTAGAAAACCCTGGGATggaaggggggggtgggggggttggtCTGTTTGCTGCATGTTTGAGATCTGTGCCGTATGAAGATGAATAAATTTCCTGGTGACTTTCCTCCTGCAATTTATAAAAGATTCATAGCAAGCAAGCAGACTAAAAAAAGCGCCTCTTGTGTTGTCTCTTTTGGTTTAGTTACCTAAATGACTTGGATAGAATATCCCAGCCGACCTATATTCCGACTCAGCAGGATGTTCTGCGGACCAGAGTTAAAACTACCGGCATTGTGGAAACTCACTTCACCTTCAAGGACCTGTACTTCAAGTAAGTGAAGGGCACCGCTTGTCCCTGTGGACTGCAGTGATTTCTTCAGTGCTTGGTGGTAGGTTCCACACCTGCACTGCAAAACTTCTTGCACTGTTTTAACTGTCCTCACCTCTGTTAAATTCCCTCTCTACTGGCATTGCTCACTGGAGATACCAGTTTGACTTCTATTTGccttcttctgttcttttcaGCTGCTTATATGTTGGAATCGCGGACACAGGTACTGACTGCTTGTTTACAGGATCAAAAACATACTAAAAGGACACTGACTGCTGGATTTTGAGTTTGAATTTAACCCcttcctttgaagtggaagatggaGTTCTCCCCGACGGCACAGCCTTGGCTCTGGGCTGCATGATGTCCTCTGCGAGGCTTTAGATGACTGTGCTGACTTGACACGTGCTGCAGCAGGCCTGGGGCATGCAGACGTGTGCTGGGGACTGGGTGCCTTTGTGTGGCGCTGCAGAGGCTGGGACTTGTCTGTCCTTCCTCTCTGCATGCTAAATCCAGTCTCTGAAGGGTTCAGGTGTTGAGCCTGGCCTTGGCAGTGTCCCTTAAGTATCACTAATCAAGGTCCCTCTAACCTGTGTAGCAGCTGCTAGTGTGCAGTGTAGCCGTCGTCTTCCCTCTTGATGTGCTCACTAGAAAATCCTCGCTTTGGATCCCAAAAATCCCTGATGTAGAGCCTAGAGCCCTGTTTGCTGGGCATTAATGTCATGTCAAGTGGAGGTAGGAAAACGCAGCGTGTGTCTCGGGCGAGTTATCTTCCTCTATAGCAATGTTTAAGTCTGTTGCTCAAGGCCTTTAAATAAGCATTTGTTTACTTATTTTGAGCTTGTGTTTGACAACAGTTTGAAAGAGCTATAGCAAAACCTACACGTTGCTTAGAAAAACCCCTGATTTATTTGCATGCTTTTTGAAAGAATGGTAGCGTTTTGGCTTCTGAACTGTCTAACTTGTGAATCGCTTAACCAAAAATGCTTAAGCGCTTTGCATCACAGAGCTATTTATATAGCTTCTGGTTAGTCCAGGGGAAACTTGTCTTCCATCGTGATGTATTGGGATTAGTATTTCTAGCTGCAGTGTGCAGTGctcttttaaaaagcatcatGTCTGACTAATGGACGAGTGAGCTGGAGGTAGCAGGCATACTTGGTTTAATCAGTTTAACCCTTTGTTTAAAGCGAAATGGTTGAGCGCTCCTAAGTGTTGCCTCCCTGGTGCAAAGTGGGGAATTGCCCTTTCCCAAGACTGCCTGGAGTGACTGATCGTGCGCAGAGCTTGAGACGCAAGGCATTTCATCTCGGAGGGATTTGCTCCACAGAGGAAAGCATTAATACATCTTAAACCCTGAAGCTGCCATCTTTCCTGCAGCAGAAGCCTTGATGTTAAATCTCAGACATTAATAATGGGCTGAGGTAGCCTCAGTACAACTGTGACTTGAATTTGGATTAGCTTGGAGAAGCTGAGTTGTGAAGGATGCTGTTTCTTTCCAGATGTCTCCGCATTAGTGGCAGAGGATAATGGCAAATAACACAAGCTAAGTAAATAGCCTGTAACTTCATATAGATTTTCATCTTTCCTGCTGTAGTCCACTGGGATGGTTTATCTTAAATAGAAGATTGGAGTTAGCTGAGCTGCCCTTCTGGCTCCCTTGTTTGGTATTATTAAATTGCATTACTTCTGGCCCATGCTGGAAAGTTTCTCTTGCCTGTCTGTTTGCTCTGATAACAAATCAATGTTTTATGACTTTCATAGCTCTTGGATATTGACTTGTATCTGACTTGATTTCATTAAGTCACAGCCCATCAGAACATAGAGAAGAATACTGCTTCTCATCAAAATACTTTGGTTGTAACTTTCCAagaaacctgcttttttttttttgccagaaattCTTTAAGTTTTTAAATTCTTCCTGAAGTCTctaaactcactttttttttttaatccataaaaTTGCTGCTTATCATCATCAGTTTTTTTTCTGGGTCCCAATAGTAGCGTGTAGGTAGTATGTTCCAGATAATCCCTTGTCAGACACAGATTTAATTAACTGGAAGAGCTGGTGATGAGTAGGTGTTTGGAGTCCAGTCAAGCAAATAGATGGTTGCTAAGGAAATAGGGAGATGGAGAACAAAGGAAGTATGCCCTGGTGAATCAGCAGGCTTCTGGATAGCGATGCAGGTGAAGCTCTAGTTCTCCCTGCTGAAATtgtgctaaagaaaaaaattctttaaaaaaacccaaaaaatctAATGGGAATTCTCCTGACATGTGCCAGACTGGAGGCTTTGAGTGGTTGGCCTTGCTGATGGAAGGTTGTGTATCTGTTTTCCCCTGTGCCCTGCTTGTTTGAAAGTACATAAATAGGTGAGCTTTCTCCACCTCCTGCAAACAGGGTGGCTGCCAGGGAGGGAGGTCTCCGTAGCCTCTGAGATGGTTCTTCTGCCTCTCCTAGGATGTTTGATGTTGGTGGCCAGCGGTCAGAGCGGAAGAAGTGGATCCACTGCTTTGAAGGTGTGACAGCGATTATCTTCTGCGTGGCCCTCAGCGATTACGACCTCGTCTTGGCCGAGGACGAGGAAATGGTACGTTGCTGAGGAGTTACTGATGCCTGGCTGCGTTGCTCTGGGGAGAAGTGAGGTGGAAGCTAGTTCAGCCTGTATCCTGCTTAGTGGGGGCTATGTCTCTATCTCGCTCTatttgctctcctgtttttttgaAATGCTGTTACAGGGCAGTTGTTTTCTTAGGTGACCTGGCAGGAAAGCTGTAAAGGCGAGTGCTTCCTTACAGCAGCCTGCAGTATCTTTCCCCAGAAACTGATAAACGTAATgcagaaatgagatttttctccagGGCCTGTTTACAATAAGGTTTCTTGTGGTGCTGTCACTGCAGCCTGTTCCACTAGGTATGAGCACCTCCTTAGAGGAACAAATCCATCCAGGAAAAGTCACAGGATGGGGAGGCAAACTGACCTTTGCTCAGGGTCACGGCCGCGCTCTTCCTGATGAGTGGCAGCAGCAATGGCTGTGGTACTTGTTTCAGCAGTGACGCTTGGCACTTTAGTCTATTGGCTTTTGTGATAAAGCCTGTCTGTTCTCCCCACCCCATCCTCCCCTAATAACTTTGGAACGACGCATCACTGTTTTCGTTTTGCTTTTCAGAACCGGATGCACGAGAGTATGAAACTCTTTGACAGCATTTGTAACAACAAATGGTTTACAGACACGTCAATCATTCTCTTCTTGAACAAGAAGGACCTGTTTGAAGAAAAGATTAAGAAAAGCCCACTAACAATCTGCTATCCAGAGTACACAGGTAAGGTTGGGCTGATGGAACTGCACTTTCTTTGTATCACCAGGATCAGGAATGAGTCAGTTAAAGCCTACACAATCCAAGATAACTTAAAagcttgtcttcctccttattcCCTTAACTCTGTCCCTTGGACTACATCTTAGGCCTGTCCAGTTAGCTGATAGTGCCACTTCTCAGAAGGAATGTCGTCTTGCATGTCTGTGGTTCAGAACGGCATTTTTTCAGGTGCTTTATGACCTGGAATATGAATAGCAAAGACATTTCATAATATTGCACTTAAGCAAATCAGGGTCACTCTGCATTTTCTACATCTTATTAGGACAATGCTTTAATTAAACTTCAATTTTAGAGGCTACAAAACTTATGCAGATCACAGCTAAGGCACTTGTTCAGCCTAGTGTGTCTGATTCTGCAATATATATTCCGCAATAGTCTGTTCTGCAGCCTGTCGCTGTTGTGGCCTGCACAGGGATGGTGCTTTCCTAATCGGTGCTTGAGGCATTTAGACTTTTGAAATGGTCCTTCCTTCAAACCTGTTTATTCCTATCACTTGTCACTCTTCTGCTGTGAACTGCATGTTTCTAGCATGAAGCATTATTGCTGCCGGTACACGACGTTCCCTTTTAGGTCTCCAAATTCTTTACAAAGATGTTGATTCCCATCTCTGGGCAGGGAGGCTGGAGTGGGGAGAAGTCAGTGCGTTGCTGAAGTGAGTGACTCGTCCAAGGTCATCGGCCAGGCCAGAAGCTGGGAACAGAATTCAGATTTGCAAGAAAGGGTTAATGGTGGATTTGGATTTGTAGCTGGATAAGGCAGATGGTTGCAAGCAGCTTAATATGTACTTAAAAGATCTGTGTCAAAACTCTCGGCTGTGAGCTGATGGCCAAAGTAAGGGATCTTATCTTTTTCAGGCTCCAACACGTATGAGGAAGCAGCTGCGTACATCCAGTGTCAGTTTGAAGATCTGAACCGGAGAAAAGACACCAAGGAGATCTACACACACTTCACCTGTGCCACTGACACTAAGAACGTGCAGTTTGTGTTTGACGCTGTTACAGATGTTATCATTAAAAACAACCTGAAGGAATGCGGACTCTATTGAGGAGGGGTGTAGGAAGAAGGTAAAACTGAGCTGCTTGGCTGCTCGTAAAGTTTTAAGCATTGCACACCAGCTTGGTCTGACTTTGCCTTGTACCTCACTAACGCTCGCTGttctcttttcagtttttatGCTGTGGCGTTTTGAGAACCAGACTCTTTGCTGCCTCATGGGGACAGCTGCAAGCATGAACAGGACCAGGGAAACGAAAACAGCATGCAGAATCGTTGCATTCTTTAGCACAATCTTCTGTATTAGGGACCTTTTTATTGATATGGGATGTTGAAGTTAGATCAAAATGGAACAACTGTAGTGTGACTAATCATCCTGGCATCGTTTGGATGACATACTCTCAAATGTGTACAGCTGTTGTGAAGTTGAGGTGCTGGGTTCCAGACCTTCAATATgtagctttctctctttctttggttAACAAGCCACCACTAGTCTGTTTTTAAGGTTTTTTCCATCAAGAAAACTATAACTTtactaaattttatttctttatttgcaaacaaatcttgttttaaaaataaaaacaaaaaaaaatcacttaactATGCACATGTGACCAGATCATGCAGAAAGTATTCCTCTTAGCAGGAACTCTTTGTTTTTAACACTTGGTATGGTCAGAATTTAATATTTCTGCAACTACTTAAAGGATCCTTAGAGCTCTTATGGTGATAGCTTCGGCTTTTTCTGATGTGTAATTTGTTACCATCCTGCTACAAATACCATAAGGCTTTTGAAAGAAGCTTCTgtagaaggattaaaaaaaaagtctttttagcTTGTAGTTGGGGGTGAACGTGGTTTATGCTGATATCCAAATTGAGATTTATACTGGCGTGGTAAGCGTAAAGTCGGCTTCTTGGTGAATGCGTACCTGGGCTGCATCGGTTGGAGAGATGAAAtgcggagctccaaactggatGGAAAATATGTGCTGCTACAGAGCTACTAAATCAGCCACTTGGATTCTTGTGTGTTTTTTGGTCTAAACCAGTGGGCAATTTTGTAAAGGGTGCACCTCGTTCTGCATTTACCATGGCCTTTTCTGTTCAGAGACTTCTAAACTGTATCGACAGCATGCCTTTACTTTGTATATGTGGTGCCAAATTCCTGTTTGCCATTGTTTTTACTGTAGTAATGTTCATAACCAGTCAGTACATTCCTTTGCTGAACCATTGCATTGAGACTCTTTTCCCAGTTTGTCATGTGTACAGTTTCAATCTGTTATAGTTGTTGGCAGTATTAAAATGGTGAGTAAACAGTTTAGCCTTTTCCCTAGTTTATTCTTAACTCTTCCAGAAATATTCCCCTCTTCTGTACTTTGTTGGTCTGGTTGGAGAAAGGAGGTAGGCAGTTCAGCGGAGAGTGGGCGTAATTAACGGGACAGGCTAAGGAAGGTTGCTTGTGCTTTGTAATATGTGACTGTAGGTACTGTGTGTGCAGCCAGTTCTGCTGCTCCCAAAGATTTGGGTTGTGCTGGCACAGACGGAAAACAGCAGCCACCCAGTCATTCATCAGGCTTATTGGCAGATGGTTAGCTTGCTACTTATTAATAGCACAAGTCTTATTTCATCTCTCAAACTTGATGGAAAAATGACTGCTCTGGACTGCTGTTACATGATGCAGATATAACCCATCTTGGAAGATGTTTGCCTCGAAATGCAGCACTGCAAGGATGATGTATTTTGGGGAAGCTTCTAGGTGTGGTAAATGTCTACCCCATAGTATGTGTAGAATTTCTAATGTGCAGCAGTGCTCAGTAGCTATAAAGAGTGTGTACATACtagattttttccccaaattgccTTGAGCTCTGCTGACTGTCTAGCAGTTTCTTTTTAGACAAACCTTGAGGCTCTACTTCTACTGCATAGTAATCCATGGAAGAGTTCACCTTGTCTTTTAAAACAAACTCCTGCAACACTCACGTAATGGTGGCATGCATCAGCGCAGTGCTTCCTGACTGCGTTTTGGAGCTGCACTAGAGGCACAGCCTTTCCAGGGTCTGAGAACATCTCTTTTTCCCACTGAGCTGCTTTCTGCTCCCAAGGAGGATCCTGGCACGCTTGGCACCTGTGTATCCCTCCAGCTCTGGTGCTCAGGAAGCTGGTGGTGGCCCTGCTCTGTGCCGCACATGGGCCCCGGTTGATCTCCGTGGGGGATCCATGCATGCGCTGACTGTGGAATGTGGCTCAGGGCAAAGAATGTCAAGTATTCCCTGATCCAAGGTTTCAGACGCAAGGAAGGGGCTCAGAAAGAACTGTAGAGGAATCGAATGGGCAGTAATGATAGACATCCAGTTCATGcatattcctttattttttttcctcctacagttAAATGAAGCTGTACGTGATTCTCTGCAGTAAACACTAAGAAGATACAAGGCTTCTTGTCTACAGTAACAGTACAGGTTTATTTACAAGCAGTAAAGAGCAAATACAGCTCTAAATAGCAGAATGAGAATCTTTCAAATAACCATTTCCTCTTTATCTGACCTTGTTCCTCTTCTCTAGGTGTGACAAATCCTCTAGACCCTAATGCATGGACTCCTTTTTGCCTGCTTCTGTGACTTTGCACCTCAGGGTGGTGAAGCAGTGTGAGCAGGGGTCTCGGGAGCAGGCAAACCACTGAGCTGGGATCTGTGCCGCTACCTAGCACGGGCGAACAGACACGAGGGAGAGTGAGGAGCGAGCGTGTCTGTGTAGAGAAAGATGGCTACTAGAAATAGTCCCTCAGCTACTTAAGGCTGTTTGGGGGCAGACTGCACAATTGCAGGGCTCTGCAATTGTTAActtttttccaagggaaaattTTTTCTGAGAAATCAAGTCTTGGGGCTTatttacagcaggaaaaaaaaaattttttccaaCAGAAGGATTGAGGTTCATAACCAGGAGTTGACTCCTGGATAACTGGGCTTTGTCCCAGCATCTGCCTTCCCCAGAAACTCCCAGATCAGTCCAATTAAGCTTTGGTAACACAGAAGAAGACAGCTTTGGCCttgcagagggaaagggcagaggATTTGCCTTTCTCTGGCTCCTGCAGAAGCATTGCTTTTGGGTTTCCCCGTGAATGGCTTATTGCACAGCTGCAGCTGTGGCAGGGTGGAAGTAGGATGGCTCAGTATCTATTATTCTGGCTGGTGTACCAGGGCCTGCCTTCTCCTTGGTGTGGCAAACTCCTCCAGATCACATTTATAAATGCTGATTTTTCAAGCACTGTAGAGAGtagggttttctttctctctctctctctctctttttttcttttttttttttaaaaaaaggaactagCCA
Protein-coding sequences here:
- the GNAI3 gene encoding guanine nucleotide-binding protein G(i) subunit alpha-3 yields the protein MGCTLSAEDKAAVERSKMIDRNLREDGEKAAKEVKLLLLGAGESGKSTIVKQMKIIHEDGYSEEECKQYKVVVYSNTIQSIIAIIRAMGRLKIDFGEVARADDARQLFVLAGSAEEGVMTAELAGVIKRLWRDGGVQACFSRSREYQLNDSASYYLNDLDRISQPTYIPTQQDVLRTRVKTTGIVETHFTFKDLYFKMFDVGGQRSERKKWIHCFEGVTAIIFCVALSDYDLVLAEDEEMNRMHESMKLFDSICNNKWFTDTSIILFLNKKDLFEEKIKKSPLTICYPEYTGSNTYEEAAAYIQCQFEDLNRRKDTKEIYTHFTCATDTKNVQFVFDAVTDVIIKNNLKECGLY